In Fragaria vesca subsp. vesca linkage group LG5, FraVesHawaii_1.0, whole genome shotgun sequence, the genomic stretch TTGTTGGCTTTAATAGATACCTGGTGCCTGTTCTGCATATATAGGTTGTAATTTTGATAGGGAGCTCAGCAAGTGCTATTGATATCTCTCGAGGCATAGCTGGAGTTGCAAAAGAAGTCCACATTTCATCTCGATCTGTTGCTTCCGAAACCACTGAGAAGAAGCCTGACCTTGCAACCCTGTGTCTTACTGCTATGGTAAGATAACCACACTCACAGTAAGGATTGATTTTGGTCACAAAGATGGGAAGTTTGGAACTAATATATGAATTATATGATCTGAACCGATCGATGCAGATTGATGGCCATGACAACATGTGGCTACACTCTCAGGTAAGATAACTCACTCAAATAATTTAGGATTTCGGCGACTATGATTAGAAGTTATGAACTTCTATATGATATAATCAAACCTATGCAGATTAAAAGTGTCCATGGAGATGGTAGTAGTGTAGTTTTCGAAGATGGAAGTGTTGTCGTTGCGGACACCATACTTCATTGCACAGGGTACGTATATATATACTTGCCTTGTAATCCTCTGTTGTATTGTATTGGATGTGAGTGCAACAAATTTGAGATCAAATTATAACCAGCATCTTTAATTTCCTTTTAAGCTAGGTACAAATATCATTTCCCTTTTCTTGAAACAAATGGCATTGTAACTGTGGACGAGGATGACAACCGTGTTGGGCCACTGTTCAAGCATGTCTTCCCGCCCGCCTTGGCACCGTCGCTTTCTTTTGTTGGGGTTCCATGGAGGGTGTGTTCCTCTTCTTCTTTTAATTGTCTGCCGCATTTTGGTTGCATCTTTATTCGTTTTTGTAAGGATTATCACTTAACTTCATGGCCATGGTCCCAGGCGATTCCTTTCCCCTGTTTTGAACTTCAAAGCAAGTGGATAGCAGGAGTTTTGTCGAACCGAATTGCCCTTCCTTCTAAAGAGGAGATGATAGAGGATGTTAGAGCTTTCTACTCTTCACTTGAAGCTTCTGGCAAACCTAGACGACACACTCATGACATTTCAAAGTCTTCGGTAAGTTCAGCTTCAGTGCTTCCCTGTCAATGGTTTAATCTCATCGATATCTCTTTAATTGGCATGTAAATGCGAGTAAATATGTGGAGTGTGCTGTTGTTTTTGCAGGGTGAATATTCTGGTTGGCTTGCAGCACAATGTGGTTGTCCCATACTCTCAGAAGAATGGAGAGAACATATGATACTCGCAGTAGCAAAGAATTGGATAGTCCGACCCAAGACATATCAAGATGAGTGGGATGATAACCATTTGGTACTGCAAGCTTATGAGTCCTTCAGGACAGGAGTCATTACAAGTTTACAGCTGATGTGAAATGATGCCTTCGCCAGATGAATTTCACTCAGGAAATGATCACGCCGTGTCAAAATTTATGCAATAGTCAATTATCATATTTATTTGTCAAACAGGAAACTTTTAATATGCTCCATAACAAGAGAATCTCTCGTTCGATCTCGGATTCTCAATCACCTGCTGTGTTGGAAAAATTTTCACATGTTGTGTTGGAAAAACTTGGACTGGCTTTTTTTGGTTTCAATTTTCTTAACATCGATAATATGTATGCATGATAGTGTTATGTGAATGGTTAATTCAAATTCAAATATTACGTATTAATTGTTCGGTTCACTTACATCTTTGTTACATAGAAAAGTTTTTGTAGTAGAGAGCACAGGAAAATCTCCTAGTGATAGACAAA encodes the following:
- the LOC101296666 gene encoding flavin-containing monooxygenase FMO GS-OX-like 3-like; this translates as MADASSAESAATHTLSRHVAVIGAGASGLVAARELRREGHSIVVFERGDQLGGTWVYTPEVESDPIGLHPNRTIVHSSIYQSLRTNLPREIMGFRDYPFAVKEEDEGRDPRRFPGHREVLMYLNDFAGEYGISEMVRFETEVVFVGLVEGGKWMVKSKRKTSDEGLEEIYDAVVVCCGHYTKPRVAEIPGITTWKGKQIHSHNYRTPEPFRDQVVILIGSSASAIDISRGIAGVAKEVHISSRSVASETTEKKPDLIDGHDNMWLHSQIKSVHGDGSSVVFEDGSVVVADTILHCTGYKYHFPFLETNGIVTVDEDDNRVGPLFKHVFPPALAPSLSFVGVPWRAIPFPCFELQSKWIAGVLSNRIALPSKEEMIEDVRAFYSSLEASGKPRRHTHDISKSSGEYSGWLAAQCGCPILSEEWREHMILAVAKNWIVRPKTYQDEWDDNHLVLQAYESFRTGVITSLQLM